A region from the Paenibacillus humicola genome encodes:
- a CDS encoding helix-turn-helix domain-containing protein — protein sequence MRDFYKQSVDYIPAAKRNTLTLKEAWEEVFECQISKDKLYAEVRAKRIPHTRVGSKILFRRDTLLMWFHEQEAKNYCSTDIESHA from the coding sequence ATGCGTGATTTTTATAAGCAGTCTGTTGATTATATTCCTGCCGCAAAACGCAATACTTTAACCCTTAAAGAGGCCTGGGAAGAGGTATTCGAATGCCAGATCTCTAAGGACAAGCTTTACGCAGAGGTCAGAGCAAAAAGAATTCCGCATACTCGTGTCGGGTCAAAGATCCTCTTTCGCAGAGATACTTTGCTTATGTGGTTCCACGAACAAGAGGCAAAGAACTATTGCTCAACCGACATTGAATCACATGCATAA
- a CDS encoding RtcB family protein, producing MAYQNIDGVWVWGNPDSGALAQAKTCAETGNVVQTLLMADHHKGYSQPIGGVVVYDGQISPSGVGYDIACGNKAVRTSLFAHDIKPGLKKVMDEIARKISFGVGRVNNEKVDHKLFDDLDWAVYRAVGKQEHDKLKALAQSQLGTVGSGNHFVDLFEEEQTGRLWIANHFGSRGFGHKTASGFINLAAGRDFLANAPGEKMDQPPVLLDLNSELGDMYYRAMKLAGRYAYAGREYVLRQVLAILGAEADIEVHNHHNYAWKETHNGREVVVVRKGATPSAPGQVGFIGGSMGDISVIVKGKDSIENRDAYYSTVHGAGRIMSRTQAAGKMNWKSRTRSGGQITTEQMLEAVRDFGVELRGAGTDESPFVYRKLQEVLDAHAETIEVMHVLKPIGVCMAGADEFDPYKD from the coding sequence ATGGCTTATCAAAATATAGACGGCGTGTGGGTCTGGGGTAACCCAGACAGCGGAGCGCTTGCCCAAGCAAAAACATGCGCAGAAACCGGCAATGTCGTGCAAACTCTGCTCATGGCCGATCATCATAAGGGCTACAGTCAGCCGATCGGCGGGGTAGTTGTCTACGACGGACAAATCTCTCCTTCCGGCGTTGGTTATGATATTGCATGCGGAAATAAAGCGGTGCGAACTAGCTTGTTTGCCCATGATATAAAGCCCGGATTAAAGAAGGTTATGGATGAGATCGCTCGCAAAATCTCCTTCGGAGTAGGTCGTGTCAATAATGAGAAGGTTGACCATAAACTTTTTGATGATCTGGATTGGGCCGTTTACAGGGCGGTAGGCAAACAGGAGCACGACAAGCTGAAAGCATTGGCACAGAGTCAGCTCGGCACAGTCGGCAGTGGTAACCATTTCGTAGACTTGTTTGAAGAAGAGCAAACCGGTCGTTTGTGGATTGCAAATCATTTTGGGAGCCGAGGTTTCGGGCATAAAACGGCGAGCGGTTTTATCAACCTGGCTGCAGGCAGAGATTTTCTCGCGAACGCTCCTGGAGAGAAGATGGATCAGCCGCCTGTACTACTGGATTTGAACAGCGAACTGGGCGATATGTATTACAGAGCGATGAAACTGGCTGGACGTTATGCCTATGCCGGTAGGGAATATGTGCTCCGGCAAGTATTAGCCATATTGGGAGCGGAAGCGGACATTGAAGTGCATAACCATCATAACTATGCTTGGAAAGAGACGCACAACGGTAGAGAAGTCGTCGTCGTTCGCAAAGGGGCAACCCCGTCTGCACCCGGTCAGGTTGGTTTTATCGGCGGCAGTATGGGCGATATATCCGTTATCGTAAAAGGGAAGGATAGCATAGAAAATAGGGATGCTTACTACAGCACCGTTCACGGAGCGGGACGAATCATGAGCCGGACCCAAGCGGCGGGCAAGATGAATTGGAAATCTCGCACCCGTAGCGGCGGTCAAATTACTACAGAGCAAATGCTTGAGGCTGTTCGGGATTTCGGTGTTGAATTGCGCGGTGCAGGTACGGACGAGAGTCCTTTTGTTTACCGGAAGCTTCAAGAAGTACTGGATGCGCATGCCGAAACAATCGAGGTCATGCATGTACTGAAACCGATCGGTGTTTGCATGGCTGGAGCGGATGAGTTTGATCCGTATAAGGATTGA
- a CDS encoding slipin family protein: MLKQVTIQADQRGLLFHKGSYVKKLNPGTYRYVSWSQHTVVVLSLAKPFVVEGKELQLFLQDEDLVRELDIVQVQDHEYVLHYEDGQFVQLLKPGTYAYWNILKKHTFLYADIRNPELPAEVDRSILAKLAIHVQSYEIASYESGFLFYDHVLQRQLAPGKYYFWKGPVSVVVKSVDGRQQQMDLIGQEIMTEDKVTLRLNFVCQYKIVNPMRCLEMKSFDEQIHIQLQLMLREYVGTLKLDDLLKRKEDVASFVLSRLREKGEAFGAQFLSAGVKDVILPGEMKEILNTVLLAEKKAQANLITRREETASTRSLLNTAKLMDENQTLFRLKELEFLEKICEKIGSISVTGGGDLLERLSSLIGDKKAASK, from the coding sequence ATGTTGAAACAAGTAACCATTCAAGCCGACCAGCGCGGTTTACTTTTCCATAAAGGAAGCTATGTAAAGAAGCTCAATCCGGGGACCTACCGGTATGTATCGTGGTCGCAACATACCGTTGTCGTGCTGAGTCTCGCGAAGCCGTTCGTTGTAGAGGGAAAAGAGCTGCAGCTGTTCCTTCAAGATGAAGACCTGGTGCGAGAGCTCGATATCGTACAGGTACAGGACCACGAGTACGTACTGCATTATGAGGACGGCCAATTCGTGCAGCTGCTCAAGCCTGGCACCTACGCCTATTGGAACATCTTGAAGAAACACACGTTCCTGTATGCGGATATCCGGAATCCTGAGCTGCCTGCCGAGGTAGACCGCTCGATTCTGGCGAAGCTAGCCATTCATGTGCAGTCTTATGAGATCGCAAGCTACGAGTCCGGTTTTTTGTTTTATGATCATGTTCTGCAACGGCAGCTTGCACCCGGGAAATACTACTTCTGGAAAGGGCCCGTTTCGGTTGTCGTCAAGTCGGTTGACGGAAGACAGCAGCAAATGGATCTTATCGGCCAGGAAATTATGACGGAGGATAAGGTCACACTGCGCCTGAACTTCGTCTGCCAATACAAGATTGTAAACCCGATGCGTTGCTTGGAAATGAAATCGTTCGACGAGCAGATTCACATCCAGCTTCAGCTCATGCTTCGGGAGTATGTCGGAACGCTGAAACTGGACGATCTCCTGAAGCGGAAGGAGGACGTAGCCTCGTTCGTCCTGTCCCGTTTACGCGAGAAGGGGGAGGCGTTCGGAGCACAGTTCCTAAGTGCGGGGGTTAAGGATGTCATTTTACCGGGGGAAATGAAGGAGATCCTAAACACGGTCCTGCTGGCGGAGAAAAAGGCCCAGGCGAATCTCATCACCCGCCGAGAGGAAACGGCCTCGACCCGAAGTCTGCTGAATACCGCTAAGCTGATGGATGAGAACCAGACGCTGTTCCGTCTGAAGGAGCTGGAATTCCTCGAGAAAATATGCGAGAAAATCGGGTCTATCTCTGTAACGGGCGGCGGAGACCTGTTGGAACGGCTAAGCTCTCTCATTGGGGATAAGAAGGCGGCAAGCAAATAA
- a CDS encoding nucleotidyltransferase domain-containing protein has protein sequence MSRYHQEILTALQRIEREENVQILYACESGSRAWGFPSKDSDYDVRFLYVRPMDWYLSIFEKRDVIERPISDMLDINGWDLRKALNLFRKSNPPLLEWLQSPIVYMENHAVAEQIGRISPFTFSPKSCMYHYLHMAKGNYREYLQGDQVKIKKYFYVLRPILACEWIEKHNTMPPIEFDRLVDDVVPRGSELKTIIDGLLVRKKAGDEMDYEPRITPINEYLEARIEYYERMAAGMQTFGGGQDQRLDDMFRSVLREVWG, from the coding sequence ATGAGCCGTTACCATCAAGAAATCTTGACTGCGCTTCAGCGCATCGAAAGGGAAGAAAACGTTCAGATCCTATATGCTTGCGAATCGGGCAGCCGCGCATGGGGATTCCCGTCCAAGGACAGCGACTACGACGTCAGATTTCTCTATGTTAGACCCATGGATTGGTACTTATCGATCTTTGAGAAACGGGATGTCATCGAGCGGCCGATCAGCGACATGCTGGACATCAACGGCTGGGATCTGCGAAAGGCGTTGAACTTGTTCCGCAAGTCCAATCCGCCGCTGCTTGAGTGGCTTCAGTCCCCGATCGTTTATATGGAGAATCATGCGGTAGCGGAGCAAATCGGCCGGATTTCTCCTTTCACGTTTTCCCCAAAGTCCTGTATGTATCACTATTTGCACATGGCAAAGGGGAACTACCGGGAGTATCTGCAAGGGGATCAGGTGAAAATCAAAAAGTATTTCTATGTTCTCCGCCCGATTTTGGCATGTGAGTGGATTGAAAAGCACAATACCATGCCACCTATAGAATTTGATCGGCTGGTTGATGATGTTGTACCAAGGGGAAGCGAGCTTAAAACGATTATCGATGGTTTGCTTGTCCGCAAAAAGGCGGGCGATGAAATGGATTACGAACCAAGGATAACCCCCATCAACGAGTATTTGGAAGCAAGAATCGAGTATTACGAACGGATGGCGGCGGGGATGCAAACCTTCGGTGGAGGCCAGGATCAGCGGCTGGACGATATGTTCCGATCGGTTCTGAGGGAAGTTTGGGGATAA
- a CDS encoding helix-turn-helix transcriptional regulator produces MAKESFDKEIQFLRMLVLTSGAFSRQQFAERLGISVHTFDKTIRRLKEVISSVHQHLPQEQSKEFSETIRFSYYDSTDPLLLFLFRAKSVKESESQRITLLLAAMNEQSLTTMELLDMYCSSLPSDLPLPDEKTIRSDLKYLEEVGVIKRELGPRPFRYRIQDDLIRSLSDEELLDLYDFVDVMANTQVPSVQGYLLRDGLKKHLLRNQVEQYAVEPFLYKYHYYSRILDEAHLFTLLHAIRHRRKVRFLYFSPKSEKSYASKNTNPLFERDTEGKAEKTLPLKIVYDHQYGRWYLLSHGREGIRKYRMEGITQIEEDESVDEVWYEEKKNELTEKIRYSWLIDTGRPVTVRARFYNPEGSEPNFVKERVMLQGQWGQIVFEDEHSFIYEITVNGTTEIKPWLRSFGSSCEVLEPAHFRREMIAEWKEIQSYYESV; encoded by the coding sequence TTGGCTAAGGAAAGCTTTGATAAAGAAATTCAATTCCTGCGTATGCTGGTGCTGACAAGCGGGGCGTTTAGCAGACAACAATTTGCAGAAAGATTGGGCATTTCCGTCCACACTTTCGATAAAACGATCCGGAGGCTCAAAGAGGTCATCAGCTCCGTGCACCAGCATTTGCCGCAGGAACAGAGCAAAGAGTTTTCTGAAACCATTCGGTTCAGCTATTATGACTCCACTGACCCGCTGCTCTTGTTTCTATTTCGCGCCAAATCGGTCAAGGAATCCGAAAGCCAACGAATCACGCTGTTATTAGCCGCGATGAATGAGCAGTCTTTGACTACAATGGAGCTCTTGGATATGTACTGCAGCAGTCTGCCGTCCGATCTTCCTCTGCCTGACGAAAAAACGATTCGGTCCGATCTCAAATACCTGGAAGAGGTCGGAGTCATCAAGAGGGAGCTTGGTCCTCGCCCCTTCCGGTATCGCATTCAAGACGACTTGATTCGCAGCTTATCGGATGAAGAGCTTCTAGATTTATATGATTTTGTAGATGTGATGGCGAACACACAGGTTCCTTCCGTTCAAGGATATCTGCTGCGTGATGGGCTCAAGAAGCATCTTTTGCGCAATCAAGTCGAGCAATATGCTGTAGAGCCATTTTTATATAAATATCATTACTACTCGCGGATCCTGGATGAGGCACATCTGTTCACACTCCTCCATGCCATCCGTCACCGCCGCAAAGTCCGTTTTCTATACTTCTCACCGAAGTCGGAAAAAAGCTACGCCTCTAAAAACACCAATCCCTTGTTTGAACGGGATACGGAGGGCAAAGCTGAAAAGACGCTGCCGCTTAAGATTGTCTATGATCATCAATATGGAAGATGGTACCTGCTTTCTCATGGCCGAGAGGGGATTCGAAAATACCGTATGGAAGGTATCACGCAAATTGAAGAGGACGAATCCGTTGACGAGGTTTGGTATGAGGAAAAGAAAAACGAACTTACTGAGAAAATACGCTACAGTTGGCTGATCGATACCGGACGACCGGTTACGGTGCGCGCCCGATTTTATAATCCTGAAGGTTCTGAACCTAACTTCGTCAAAGAACGGGTCATGCTGCAGGGACAGTGGGGACAGATTGTGTTCGAAGATGAACATTCTTTTATTTATGAGATTACCGTAAACGGTACTACCGAAATCAAGCCGTGGCTGCGGAGTTTTGGTTCCAGCTGTGAGGTTCTTGAACCCGCTCATTTTCGCCGGGAAATGATTGCCGAATGGAAGGAGATTCAGTCCTACTATGAATCTGTTTGA
- a CDS encoding tyrosine-type recombinase/integrase, producing MASIQKRSNDSWLLVVEAGIGADGKRIRRTKTVKAKGVREARKLLAEFETEVESGHYIAPEKMTFAAFVEEWKEKYAQQELGIKTLDIYSRFLKNRILPVFGHMRLDKIQPFHVVNFISELSKEGSRQDGKNGNLSPGTVQYNHRVLKNIFSRAVEWKLIKSNPAADIKRSKVKRKKIEVYDEDEVALLFDFLEKEPLKWRIMIILAITTALRRGELVGLEWKHIDLDKGILEVKQSISHSINGQRIISEPKTDKSERKVSLSDTVIEHLKEYYLESRKKRLALGDAWKGGDHFFVFSNDEGNAYYPETPYLWFRNFLKEHGLKYIRFHDLRHTSATLLINKGVHAKLISERLGHSNISTTMNIYGHALQSADKDAANKLDSLVPPKKGKRNG from the coding sequence ATGGCAAGTATACAAAAACGCAGTAACGATTCTTGGCTTTTGGTTGTGGAAGCCGGTATTGGGGCTGATGGAAAAAGAATCCGAAGAACTAAGACAGTTAAGGCGAAAGGGGTTCGCGAAGCAAGGAAGCTGCTTGCGGAATTTGAAACCGAGGTTGAGTCAGGCCATTATATCGCCCCGGAGAAAATGACATTTGCAGCATTTGTTGAAGAGTGGAAAGAGAAATATGCTCAGCAAGAGCTGGGGATTAAGACTTTAGATATCTACTCACGTTTCTTAAAAAACCGAATCCTTCCGGTCTTTGGCCACATGCGTTTAGACAAAATACAGCCATTCCACGTGGTCAACTTTATTTCAGAACTTAGTAAGGAGGGTAGCCGACAGGACGGCAAAAACGGCAATTTATCCCCGGGCACCGTACAATACAATCATAGGGTCCTTAAAAATATCTTTTCTCGGGCGGTTGAGTGGAAGCTCATCAAGAGCAACCCTGCTGCAGATATCAAAAGGTCCAAGGTCAAACGAAAAAAAATTGAAGTATACGATGAAGATGAAGTTGCTTTGTTGTTTGATTTTTTAGAAAAGGAGCCATTAAAATGGCGAATAATGATTATACTAGCGATAACAACAGCATTGCGCCGCGGCGAACTGGTCGGACTAGAATGGAAGCATATAGATTTAGATAAGGGTATTCTTGAGGTGAAACAAAGTATTTCTCATTCTATCAACGGTCAAAGAATCATCTCTGAGCCTAAAACCGATAAATCTGAACGAAAGGTAAGTCTATCGGACACTGTGATTGAACATCTGAAGGAGTATTATTTGGAGTCACGGAAAAAGCGCCTCGCATTGGGTGATGCTTGGAAAGGCGGGGATCATTTCTTTGTGTTCAGCAATGACGAGGGAAATGCCTATTATCCCGAGACACCTTACCTCTGGTTCCGCAATTTTCTTAAGGAACATGGCTTAAAGTACATAAGATTTCATGATCTCAGACATACGAGCGCCACCTTACTGATTAACAAAGGCGTGCATGCCAAACTTATATCGGAACGGCTCGGTCACTCAAATATCTCTACGACTATGAATATCTATGGACATGCTCTGCAATCCGCTGACAAGGATGCAGCAAATAAACTTGATTCGCTGGTTCCGCCAAAGAAGGGAAAGAGGAATGGTTAG